In Brienomyrus brachyistius isolate T26 unplaced genomic scaffold, BBRACH_0.4 scaffold100, whole genome shotgun sequence, a genomic segment contains:
- the LOC125727515 gene encoding potassium channel subfamily K member 15-like, whose amino-acid sequence MRRQDARTLSLILCMLSYLLVGAAVFDALESEAESSRKRLLERKRDDMKRRYGFTEQDYGELERVVLQAEPHRAGRQWKFAGSFYFAITVITTIGYGHAAPGTDAGKVFCMFYAVLGIPLTLVMFQSLGERMNTIMRCLLRRLKACLGLRNTNVSMGNMVLVGFLSCLGTLCVGAAAFSHFEGWTFFHAYYYCFITLTTIGFGDFVALQKKEDLQEKTPYVAFSFLYILVGLTVIGAFLNLVVLRFLTVSSEDASRADGSRGRGQLSDRKGGGGGALGVAEDGRSSSNLFLPMEEGISRLNLLLPSPTEDLESPSVPRPYNPGSATPGLCSLCPCMCTQLGACDSPTPSCHGHQGGAVYYNSVAYRMESAGSWSSREPTAQSSPISGTISPGQGSCQRLHRSRRKSV is encoded by the exons ATGAGGAGGCAGGACGCCCGGACGCTGTCGCTCATCCTCTGCATGCTTTCCTACCTGCTGGTGGGCGCCGCGGTCTTCGACGCGCTGGAGTCCGAGGCGGAGAGCTCCAGAAAGCGGCTGCTGGAGCGCAAGCGCGACGACATGAAGCGCAGATACGGCTTCACGGAGCAAGACTACGGGGAGCTGGAACGCGTGGTTCTGCAAGCGGAGCCGCACCGGGCTGGCAGGCAGTGGAAATTCGCCGGCTCTTTTTACTTTGCCATCACTGTTATCACCACCATAG GATATGGCCACGCTGCACCTGGAACGGACGCCGGCAAGGTGTTCTGCATGTTCTACGCGGTGCTGGGCATCCCGCTGACGCTGGTGATGTTCCAGAGCCTGGGGGAGCGGATGAACACCATCATGCGCTGCCTACTCCGGAGGCTGAAGGCCTGCCTGGGGCTGAGGAACACCAACGTCTCCATGGGCAACATGGTGCTGGTGGGCTTCCTGTCCTGCCTCGGGACCCTATGCGTGGGGGCTGCTGCCTTCTCTCACTTTGAGGGCTGGACCTTCTTCCACGCTTACTACTACTGTTTCATTACCCTCACCACCATCGGCTTTGGAGACTTCGTGGCTCTCCAGAAGAAGGAGGACCTGCAGGAGAAGACGCCGTATGTAGCCTTTAGCTTCCTGTACATCCTGGTGGGCCTGACGGTAATCGGGGCTTTCCTGAACTTGGTAGTTCTCCGCTTCCTTACCGTGAGTTCGGAGGACGCAAGCCGTGCCGATGGCtccagggggagggggcagctgtCTGATAGGaagggaggtgggggtggtgCCCTGGGTGTGGCCGAGGATGGACGCAGTAGCAGCAACCTCTTTCTGCCCATGGAGGAAGGTATCAGCCGCCTCAACCTACTGCTCCCCTCACCAACCGAGGACCTGGAGAGCCCTAGCGTCCCCCGGCCCTACAACCCCGGGTCTGCAACTCCGGGCctctgctccctctgcccgtGCATGTGTACCCAGCTAGGTGCATGTGACAGCCCCACCCCCTCATGCCATGGCCACCAGGGCGGCGCTGTCTACTACAACTCAGTGGCCTACCGGATGGAAAGTGCCGGTTCCTGGAGCTCCCGGGAACCTACAGCTCAGTCATCACCCATCAGTGGCACAATCTCCCCAGGGCAGGGCAGCTGCCAAAGGCTGCACCGGTCACGGCGGAAGTCAGTATAA